The following are encoded together in the Saliniramus fredricksonii genome:
- the nudC gene encoding NAD(+) diphosphatase — translation MTDFTKGHPPMGFATNGLMRHTSERGDDALARHRHDPQARIVLFAGDIPILRHTESGLSALHPAAIRGALPVAEEVYLGTLDGSHVLALLTAADQLEAFERDGTCFVLDLRSVATQGLVPEREAGMLAEAKSLLSWHARHRFCANCGAPTRASASGFRRDCDACGTQHFPRTDPVAIMLITHGERILLGRQARFPAGNYSCLAGFVEPGETVEDAVRRETFEEAGVRVGEVRYMLSQPWPFPSSLMIGCHGIAADDSLDIDYEEMEDVRWFSRDDVALMLEDRHPDNLRTPPPVAIAHHLVRLYLAR, via the coding sequence ATGACCGATTTCACGAAGGGCCACCCGCCCATGGGCTTTGCCACCAATGGGCTGATGCGCCACACGAGCGAGCGCGGCGACGATGCGCTCGCACGCCATCGCCACGATCCGCAGGCACGGATCGTGCTCTTCGCCGGCGACATTCCGATTCTGCGCCACACCGAATCAGGGCTCAGCGCCCTTCATCCCGCCGCCATACGCGGCGCTCTGCCGGTCGCGGAGGAGGTCTATCTCGGCACTCTCGACGGCAGCCATGTGCTTGCCCTGCTCACCGCAGCGGATCAGCTGGAGGCTTTCGAGCGAGACGGTACTTGCTTCGTGCTCGATCTGCGCTCCGTCGCCACGCAGGGGCTCGTGCCCGAGCGCGAGGCCGGAATGCTGGCCGAGGCGAAATCCCTGCTTTCATGGCATGCGCGGCACCGCTTCTGCGCGAATTGCGGAGCGCCGACCCGCGCGAGCGCTTCGGGCTTTCGCCGCGATTGTGATGCCTGCGGCACGCAGCATTTTCCCCGCACCGACCCCGTCGCGATCATGCTGATCACCCATGGCGAGCGGATCCTGCTCGGGCGCCAGGCGCGCTTTCCGGCAGGCAATTATTCCTGCCTCGCAGGCTTCGTCGAACCGGGCGAGACGGTCGAGGATGCGGTGCGGCGCGAGACCTTCGAGGAAGCGGGGGTGCGTGTCGGCGAGGTGCGCTACATGCTCTCCCAGCCCTGGCCCTTCCCCTCCTCCCTGATGATCGGCTGCCACGGCATCGCCGCTGATGACAGCCTCGACATCGATTACGAGGAAATGGAGGACGTGCGCTGGTTCTCGCGCGACGACGTCGCACTGATGCTGGAGGACCGCCATCCCGACAATCTGCGCACCCCGCCGCCAGTCGCGATCGCGCATCACCTGGTGCGGCTCTACCTCGCCCGATGA
- a CDS encoding prephenate dehydratase, translating into MSKIIAFQGERGANSNIACLDVHPDWTPLPCPTFEDAFAALKEGQAQLAMIPIENSVAGRVADIHHLLPESGLHIIGEYFLPVRHQLMAVKGATLATIRTVQSHVQALGQCRRTLRKLNLVPVVGADTAGSARQIAELADPTRAAIAPKLAAEVYGLEILAADIEDEAHNTTRFIILANDPLEIAAGTADCVTSFVFRVRNIPAALYKAMGGFATNGVNMTKLESYMIEGHFTATQFYAEVDGHKDEPHLRRALEELAFFSRELNVLGVYPAHPFRRKLRDTMDEE; encoded by the coding sequence ATGAGCAAGATCATCGCCTTTCAGGGCGAGCGCGGCGCGAATTCGAACATCGCCTGCCTCGACGTCCATCCGGATTGGACGCCGCTGCCGTGCCCGACCTTCGAGGATGCCTTTGCCGCCCTGAAGGAAGGCCAGGCGCAGCTTGCGATGATCCCGATCGAGAATTCGGTTGCTGGGCGCGTCGCCGATATCCACCATCTGCTCCCGGAATCCGGGCTTCACATCATCGGTGAATATTTCCTGCCCGTCCGCCATCAGCTGATGGCGGTGAAGGGGGCGACGCTCGCCACGATTCGGACCGTTCAGAGCCACGTCCAGGCGCTCGGCCAGTGCCGACGCACCCTGCGCAAGCTCAACCTCGTCCCCGTCGTCGGTGCCGACACGGCGGGCTCCGCGCGTCAGATTGCGGAGCTGGCCGATCCGACCCGCGCGGCCATCGCTCCGAAGCTTGCCGCGGAGGTCTACGGTCTCGAAATCCTCGCCGCCGATATCGAGGACGAGGCGCACAATACGACGCGCTTCATCATCCTTGCCAATGATCCGCTTGAGATCGCCGCCGGCACGGCGGATTGCGTGACGAGCTTCGTCTTCCGCGTGCGCAACATCCCCGCCGCGCTCTACAAGGCGATGGGCGGTTTCGCGACCAACGGCGTCAACATGACCAAGCTCGAGAGCTACATGATCGAAGGCCATTTCACCGCGACCCAGTTCTACGCGGAGGTCGATGGCCACAAGGACGAGCCGCATCTGCGCCGCGCGCTGGAGGAACTCGCCTTCTTCTCGCGCGAATTGAACGTGCTCGGCGTCTACCCCGCCCATCCGTTCCGCCGCAAGCTGCGCGACACGATGGACGAGGAATGA
- a CDS encoding HIT domain-containing protein, translating to MSDFSLDTRLEADTIALGDLELCSVRLMNDARFPWLILVPRRPDIVELDDLAPEDARQLMEEARIAVSVMRKVADPDKVNVANLGNVVAQFHLHVIGRFLSDPAWPGPVWGHGERRTYPAHGVQPLIDRFTQAFAEA from the coding sequence ATGAGCGACTTCTCTCTCGATACCCGCCTCGAAGCCGATACGATCGCACTCGGTGATCTCGAATTGTGCAGCGTGCGTCTGATGAACGATGCGCGCTTTCCCTGGCTGATCCTGGTGCCGCGCCGGCCCGATATCGTCGAACTGGACGATCTCGCGCCCGAGGATGCACGCCAGTTGATGGAAGAGGCGCGTATCGCCGTGTCGGTGATGCGCAAGGTTGCCGATCCGGACAAGGTGAATGTCGCGAATCTCGGCAATGTCGTCGCGCAGTTCCATCTCCACGTGATCGGACGCTTTCTCTCCGATCCTGCCTGGCCTGGTCCCGTCTGGGGCCATGGCGAACGCCGCACCTATCCCGCCCACGGGGTTCAGCCCCTGATCGACCGTTTCACACAGGCCTTCGCGGAAGCCTGA
- a CDS encoding AMP-binding protein has product MKAASRKSSAPAKNTRRQSCASHDIPRPWRDHYPDFVAHEIDESAVPDLAGLYDRAVSRFGQADAFESFGVRMRFTDLDGHVRAVAAWLSAQGYGRGDRIAVMMPNVMAYPAILFGILKAGCVVVNVNPLYTVRELRHQITDSGAKVLFVLENFAHTVERSDLAKAALEHVVLVAPGDLLGLKGHLVNAVSRYVKRVVPRYDLPDAIRLRAVQRHPGAAAYRPRDIARDDIAFLQYTGGTTGLPKGATLLHGNVAANVAQLEAWIGHEMEAHEDKVMITALPLYHVFSLTACLLFFHFGARQVLIANPRDISGLVDTLKTTPFNCVVLVNTLYDALASHSRIGEVDFAHLYLSIAGGMPTQKAVARKWKALTGTAIIEGYGLSETSPVVTANRLDLEEFSGAIGYPLPSTDVTIRDQEGNLLGCDTEGELCVRGPQVMARYWNQPQETKKVMTQDGFLRTGDVAVLQEDGLVRIVDRLKDTISVSGFNVYPNEVESVLADHPQIAEAAVIGVPDAHSGERVVAYVVRRDTALSEQQIRAHCWELLTPYKLPREIRFRDALPRTNVGKVLRRALRDSDDGAGKRDQVGEGSAS; this is encoded by the coding sequence ATGAAAGCCGCATCGAGGAAATCGTCGGCGCCCGCGAAGAACACGCGCAGGCAATCCTGCGCCTCTCACGACATCCCGCGCCCCTGGCGCGATCACTATCCCGATTTCGTGGCGCACGAGATCGACGAGAGCGCCGTGCCCGATCTCGCCGGTCTGTATGATCGCGCCGTCTCGCGTTTCGGCCAGGCCGATGCCTTCGAGAGCTTCGGGGTACGGATGCGCTTCACGGATCTCGACGGGCATGTGCGGGCCGTTGCCGCCTGGCTGAGCGCGCAGGGTTACGGCAGGGGCGATCGCATCGCGGTGATGATGCCCAACGTCATGGCCTACCCGGCCATTCTGTTCGGCATCCTCAAGGCCGGCTGTGTCGTCGTCAATGTCAACCCGCTCTACACCGTGCGCGAGCTCAGGCACCAGATCACGGATTCCGGGGCGAAAGTCTTGTTTGTGTTGGAAAATTTTGCTCATACGGTCGAGCGTTCGGATCTGGCGAAGGCGGCGCTGGAGCACGTCGTGCTCGTCGCGCCGGGCGATCTGCTCGGGCTCAAGGGCCATCTCGTCAATGCGGTATCGCGCTACGTGAAACGCGTCGTCCCGCGCTATGATCTGCCCGATGCGATCAGGCTGCGTGCGGTTCAGCGCCATCCCGGCGCTGCCGCATACAGGCCGCGCGACATCGCCAGGGACGACATCGCCTTCCTGCAATATACGGGCGGGACGACCGGACTGCCCAAGGGGGCGACGCTGCTGCACGGCAATGTCGCGGCGAATGTGGCGCAGCTCGAAGCGTGGATCGGGCATGAGATGGAGGCGCATGAAGACAAGGTGATGATCACGGCCTTGCCGCTTTATCATGTGTTCAGCCTCACAGCTTGCCTGCTATTCTTCCATTTCGGCGCGCGTCAGGTGCTGATCGCCAATCCGCGCGACATATCGGGCCTCGTCGACACGCTGAAGACGACGCCGTTCAACTGTGTCGTCCTGGTCAACACGCTCTACGACGCGCTGGCCAGCCATTCGCGGATCGGCGAGGTAGATTTCGCGCATCTCTATCTTTCAATCGCGGGCGGCATGCCGACGCAGAAGGCCGTTGCGCGCAAATGGAAGGCGCTGACCGGAACCGCCATCATCGAGGGGTACGGGCTTTCGGAAACCTCGCCCGTGGTCACGGCCAACCGGCTCGACCTGGAAGAGTTCTCCGGCGCCATCGGCTACCCGCTGCCCTCGACGGATGTCACCATCCGGGATCAGGAGGGCAATCTGCTCGGCTGCGATACGGAGGGGGAACTCTGCGTGCGTGGTCCGCAGGTCATGGCGCGCTACTGGAATCAGCCGCAGGAGACGAAGAAAGTCATGACACAGGACGGCTTCCTGCGCACCGGCGATGTTGCCGTGCTCCAGGAAGATGGCCTCGTGCGCATCGTCGACCGGCTCAAGGACACGATCTCCGTCTCCGGCTTCAACGTCTATCCCAACGAGGTCGAGAGCGTTCTGGCCGATCATCCGCAGATCGCCGAAGCGGCCGTGATCGGCGTGCCGGACGCCCATTCCGGTGAACGCGTCGTCGCTTACGTGGTGCGCCGGGATACGGCGTTGAGCGAGCAGCAGATCCGTGCCCATTGCTGGGAACTGCTTACGCCCTATAAACTTCCACGCGAGATCAGATTTCGTGACGCTCTGCCCAGGACGAATGTCGGAAAGGTGCTGCGCCGGGCATTGCGTGATTCAGACGATGGCGCTGGCAAGCGGGATCAGGTGGGCGAGGGGAGTGCTTCGTGA